The stretch of DNA CATTGTTTGAAATTCAAAGATGGCTTGCAATTCCCCTTGTGAAATTTCAGGTTGATAAGGGGTATAAGCCGTGTAAAACTCTGATCTAGAGATCATGGCATCAACAACTGCTGGCGTATAGTGGTCATAGACTCCAGCGCCTAAAAATGATGTGTGTGTCTCTTTAGTTATATTTTTATTCGCAATTTGATTTAAACGTCTGAGTAGCTGCGTTTCAGGTTCAGCATCAGCAATATTCAAATCTCTATTCAATAATACGTCTTGAGGAACATCACTGTATAAATCTTGAATGGAGTTAACTCCAATGGTTTCTAACATTTCTTTTTCATCTTTTTCAGTTAATGGTATATAACGATGACTCACGACATTCACTCCCTATTTTTCGATTTGGTTCTTTTTAACAATTTTTGCTTTCACTTGCCGCTTTCTGATTTGAATGTATACTTCCTTGCCCATTTCGAATGATTCTCGTTTAATGATGCCCATTCCAATGGCATAGCCTGATGAAGGGGATTGTGTACCGGATGTGACTTCGCCAATTTCGTTGCCTTCAAGATCAAGAATCGTGTATCCAGTTCTAGGAATGCCCTTATCTACCATTCTTAAACCTACTGTGCGTCGAGGGGCACCGTTTTCTTTTTGTGCTTGAAGTACATTTTTACCGATAAAGTCGTCATCAATCAGGGGTTTTGCAGCGAAAGCAATCCCGCCTTCATAAGGTGTGATAGACTCAGTTAAATCTTGACCGTGCAATGGCAATCCAGCTTCTAATCGTAATGTATCACGCGCGCCGAGTCCACAAGGTGTGACGTCAAAAGACAACAGTGATTCCCATAATGGGATAACATCATCAGTATGGCAATATATTTCGAATCCATCTTCACCAGTATAACCTGATTGCGAAAGGATTACTTCTTTGCCAAACAGTTCGACCTGTTGTTTGAATTCAAACATGCCCATCTCACTTACATCTTCATTGACATGTTCTTGGATAAGCGTTCTGGCTTTTGGCCCTTGTAACGCCAATTGACCATATTCGGAAGATACATTTTCTACAGTTGCATCAAATGTCTCACTATGTTTTAAAATCCATTTATAATCTTTATCAACATTTGCAGCATTTACGACGAGTAAAAAACGGTGAGGCTCAAGTTGATAAATCACTAAATCGTCTATTACGCCACCATCTTCATTACAAAGTGTTGTATATTGCGCTTTTGATGGTGTGAGTAGACTCGTGTCATTAGAAAGTAAATATTGGACAAGCTGAGGAGCCTCAGCGCCTTCGATTATGATCTCACCCATATGGCTTACATCGAATAAACCGACTTGTGTTCTAACGGCAATGTGCTCTTCTTTGATACTTGAAAATTGTACTGGCATTGCCCAACCACCGAATTCAACAATTTTCGCACCTGCATCAACATAATGTTGGTAAAGCGGTGTTTTTTTTAATTCTTCTGACATTTAATCCCCTCCAAAATATAATAAAAAAACAGAGGAGTACACGAAATACTCCCCTGTTGACATGCCTTCAGGAATGCGTCACAATATTATCCTTTTACCTGAGAGATTCATAATCTAAGATTATTTGCTCCTTCGGTGATGGGCTAACCCCATGCTCTCTAATATTGATCATTCGCAAGCATTTGATCTTGTATATCGCTCAATGTTGCTTCCATTGAGTGTGCTGTTGAAACCTTAATGAATGCGATTTCATTATATCTTGAAACACGTTCGGAATACAAGTGATTTAAAAATTCAAAACTTTTTTTATTTGCATTTGGTCGATTTGCATCTCCTTGGATTCTCTTGTAGAGTTTTTCAAAGGGTGCATCCAGCCATATAGCACTTACTTTTTTGTCTCGAATAAATTGATAGGTTTCGTCTTCTGTTAATATTCCACCGCCTGTAGCAATTAAATCATACGACAGTAGTGCTTCTTTCAAACAATGAAATTCCAGTTTACGAAATCCTTGTTCACCATTTTCCTCGAATATTTGCGGTATGGTTTTCTTTGAAGTCATTTCTATATATGCGTCCAAGTCTATAAATGAATAATGATATTTTTTGGCTAAAGCTTTGCCGATTGTAGTTTTACCAGCACCCATAAATCCAATCAGTAATATGGGTGTATTGATCTTCATGGTCATTTTGATTCCCCTTTATTCATCATTCGTACAATTTCAGCTTCGTAATAATCAGTCAATGCATCTATTGTTT from Staphylococcus lutrae encodes:
- the gcvT gene encoding glycine cleavage system aminomethyltransferase GcvT, which gives rise to MSEELKKTPLYQHYVDAGAKIVEFGGWAMPVQFSSIKEEHIAVRTQVGLFDVSHMGEIIIEGAEAPQLVQYLLSNDTSLLTPSKAQYTTLCNEDGGVIDDLVIYQLEPHRFLLVVNAANVDKDYKWILKHSETFDATVENVSSEYGQLALQGPKARTLIQEHVNEDVSEMGMFEFKQQVELFGKEVILSQSGYTGEDGFEIYCHTDDVIPLWESLLSFDVTPCGLGARDTLRLEAGLPLHGQDLTESITPYEGGIAFAAKPLIDDDFIGKNVLQAQKENGAPRRTVGLRMVDKGIPRTGYTILDLEGNEIGEVTSGTQSPSSGYAIGMGIIKRESFEMGKEVYIQIRKRQVKAKIVKKNQIEK
- a CDS encoding shikimate kinase, producing the protein MTMKINTPILLIGFMGAGKTTIGKALAKKYHYSFIDLDAYIEMTSKKTIPQIFEENGEQGFRKLEFHCLKEALLSYDLIATGGGILTEDETYQFIRDKKVSAIWLDAPFEKLYKRIQGDANRPNANKKSFEFLNHLYSERVSRYNEIAFIKVSTAHSMEATLSDIQDQMLANDQY